The following coding sequences lie in one Haematobia irritans isolate KBUSLIRL chromosome 3, ASM5000362v1, whole genome shotgun sequence genomic window:
- the sinu gene encoding claudin family member sinuous — protein MQKVSHIARPNSQEQISPEFMSTVNMKRRTLSGSCGVGFFVLAFGFIAIAFATPSWLVSDYRITGAKLDRLGLWVHCFRSLPDVNDDSQRRFFVGCRWVYDPFTTGYDEIRGFLLPPFMIATQFFFTLAFVGMLVSAIGVLVFFLCGGPDQKYFVKLIRIIGFVVLAAGACASLAVIIFASLGNRNNWMPEHANNWFGWSFVLACVGAVMALVAGTLFLTEANVQKRKRTLFKESQTRFEMMHGGK, from the coding sequence ATGCAAAAGGTATCTCACATTGCTCGACCAAATTCCCAGGAGCAAATATCCCCCGAATTCATGTCTACAGTCAATATGAAGCGAAGAACTTTGTCTGGAAGTTGCGGCGTGGGATTCTTTGTGCTGGCATTTGGCTTCATAGCAATAGCATTTGCCACACCCTCATGGTTGGTAAGTGACTATCGAATCACTGGAGCTAAATTGGATCGTTTGGGATTGTGGGTTCATTGCTTCCGATCGCTACCAGATGTGAATGACGACAGCCAACGACGATTCTTTGTTGGAtgcagatgggtctatgacccatTTACCACAGGCTACGATGAAATACGCGGATTCTTATTGCCACCCTTTATGATTGCGACACAGTTCTTTTTCACATTGGCTTTTGTGGGAATGTTGGTATCGGCTATTGGAGTTTTGGTGTTTTTCCTATGTGGTGGCCCCGACCAAAAGTATTTTGTGAAACTAATACGCATCATAGGATTTGTGGTACTTGCTGCTGGAGCATGTGCCAGTTTAGCAGTGATTATCTTTGCCTCATTAGGCAATCGCAACAACTGGATGCCGGAGCATGCAAATAATTGGTTTGGGTGGTCTTTTGTTTTGGCTTGTGTAGGTGCTGTTATGGCCCTGGTGGCTGGCACTCTCTTCCTCACTGAGGCCAATGTTCAAAAACGCAAAAGGACCCTATTCAAGGAATCTCAAACAAGATTTGAGATGATGCATGGTGGCAAGTAA
- the LOC142229514 gene encoding uncharacterized protein LOC142229514, producing the protein MSSLSDVLRDMDDKIEDLYRDTKFCLNNYDYHHKNNEYEVLNKMKCILDECAPDGKRFIKSMKKFKDTIDLARKKCSEVDDLLKELNIDPGNTGNSPSVGCSRSFIEDENATDAAGELDGNKENITK; encoded by the coding sequence ATGAGTTCGTTATCGGATGTTCTACGCGATATGGATGATAAAATCGAGGATCTCTATCGtgatacgaaattttgtttgaataattACGATTACCACCACAAAAATAATGAATATGAAGTGCtgaataaaatgaaatgcaTACTGGATGAATGTGCTCCCGATGGTAAAAGATTTATCAAATCcatgaaaaaattcaaagatACAATAGACTTAGCACGTAAGAAATGTTCAGAAGTTGATGATCTGCTGAAAGAACTGAATATTGACCCAGGAAATACAGGTAATTCACCTTCGGTTGGTTGCAGTCGTAGCTTTATCGAAGACGAAAACGCTACAGACGCTGCAGGGGAGTTGGatgggaataaagagaatataactAAATGA